TCTAACATAAAAGTTACACTTGTATACCAAATGAAGTCTTTGTATTCACCATTGACTTGGTAGGGTGGGGAAAGAAGTTTTCCTTTTTCTAAAAAGATTTTTCTGACTGCTTGATAAAAATCTTCTCTAAAAGCATCAATGTTTCCTGAGGTGCTTTCGATGTTTCTTACTTTTACATCTTTGATTTTGCCAGTTGAACTAATATAGAGCATCACATAAACTTTTACTTTTCCTAAGTTGAAGGCTTTGGCTTTCGAGGGATAATCGTCCGGAGATACCTGGACAGAAATCTTTGCTACATACCTTTGTGAGAAATCCAAAGTAGGGTCTACAGCATTCTGCCAATTAACTTGTTCTTCTTTCAGAGGTTTTTGGGTTTCGATGATGGTTTCGGATAAATCTTTTGTTTGTGCTTGTTGTATGGGAGCTGTGGGTTCTTGATATTCAATGATGGAGAGATCCGTGAAAATCGAAACCGAGTCTTTTTTTTGGATGATCTCATCTTCAAATAGTGAAAAGAAAATCTCAGCAAAAACCAGTAAAAGGACTTGTATACAAAAACCAACAAAGGTCCAAAATCGAAGATCTAATCTATCTATTAGTTTTGTGTTCATAGTTTATTCTATAGGTTTTGTGGTTATGATTAAATTTTTTATTCCTATTTCTTTCATCTTCTGTAGAATTTGATACATATACTTAAAGGGTAAGTCTTTTTGGATGTTGAGATAAACACGATAAGAGTCTGGAGCTTCTTGGATTTTTCTTTTTAGTTCTTGTTCAAGAACTACAAGAGGGATTTCTTGATTAAAAAAATAAACTCTGTTTTCTTTAGCCAATTCCATATCCAAATAAATGATAATGGGATAAGGAGTTGTTTGGGCTTCCGCTGTAAGTTCTGGTAGAGCAATTTCCCTTGGTTTTTGATCCGAAAGCATGGTAGTTGAAATATAAAAAATCAACAACAAAAAAGCTATATCACCCATCGCCGAAAGAGGAATGGATTCAAAATTCCTTCGCTTTCGGAGCTTCATTTTGCCATCGTCATAGAAAAACGATAAATATTCTTTCTTTTCAATCCAAAGAGAAACTTGGGTATGATTTCCGTAGGACACTCGGGATCGACTTTAATAGAAACAATCATTTCTGGGTTTTGACGAAATTTCGCTTCCAGAACCTCTAAGACTTCTTTTAGGTTATAGCTTTTATTTTCGTAAATAAAGCTTTGATCTTTTGTGATGTTTATTTTGATTAGATTTTTTGACTCAACTTGTATGGGGGGAGCATCTTTTTTGGGTATAGGGAGTTTTACTCCTTTGAGTTCCAACAACGCACTTGCCGCCAAAAAAAAGATAATCAACAAAAAAGCGATATCAGCAGTG
The genomic region above belongs to Leptospiraceae bacterium and contains:
- a CDS encoding biopolymer transporter ExbD — its product is MKLRKRRNFESIPLSAMGDIAFLLLIFYISTTMLSDQKPREIALPELTAEAQTTPYPIIIYLDMELAKENRVYFFNQEIPLVVLEQELKRKIQEAPDSYRVYLNIQKDLPFKYMYQILQKMKEIGIKNLIITTKPIE
- a CDS encoding biopolymer transporter ExbD translates to MAIQIRRKIRAPEEIPLASTADIAFLLIIFFLAASALLELKGVKLPIPKKDAPPIQVESKNLIKINITKDQSFIYENKSYNLKEVLEVLEAKFRQNPEMIVSIKVDPECPTEIIPKFLFGLKRKNIYRFSMTMAK